One window from the genome of Synechococcus sp. PROS-7-1 encodes:
- the rpsD gene encoding 30S ribosomal protein S4, with the protein MSRYRGPRLRITRRLGDLPGLTRKAAKRSYPPGQHGQARRKRSEYAIRLEEKQKLRFNYGVSERQLVRYVKKARAQEGSTGTNLLKLLENRLDNVCFRLGFGPTVPGARQLVNHGHVTVNGRVTDIASYQCKPGDVIAIRERKCSKQLAEGNLEFPGLANVPPHLELDKPKLNAKVVGRCEREWVALEINELLVVEYYSRKV; encoded by the coding sequence ATGTCTCGTTACCGCGGCCCTCGCCTGAGGATCACGCGGCGCTTGGGAGACCTCCCCGGTCTCACCCGGAAGGCCGCAAAGCGGTCCTATCCCCCCGGTCAGCACGGCCAAGCCCGTCGCAAGCGCTCTGAATACGCGATCCGTCTCGAAGAAAAGCAAAAGCTCCGCTTCAACTACGGAGTCTCCGAGCGTCAGCTCGTGCGCTATGTGAAGAAAGCGCGCGCCCAGGAGGGTTCCACTGGAACCAACCTGCTGAAACTGCTCGAGAACCGTCTCGACAATGTCTGCTTCCGCCTCGGATTCGGCCCCACCGTCCCCGGTGCCCGTCAGCTGGTGAACCACGGACACGTGACTGTGAATGGTCGTGTCACCGACATCGCCAGCTATCAGTGCAAGCCTGGCGATGTGATCGCAATCCGCGAGCGCAAGTGCAGCAAGCAACTTGCCGAAGGCAACCTGGAATTTCCAGGCCTGGCCAACGTGCCGCCACACCTGGAGCTCGATAAACCCAAGCTCAACGCCAAGGTGGTGGGCCGCTGCGAACGCGAGTGGGTCGCCCTTGAAATCAACGAACTGCTGGTGGTGGAGTACTACTCCAGAAAGGTCTAA
- the yidD gene encoding membrane protein insertion efficiency factor YidD, with the protein MRESTILSGDRNTFFVGRINRALAQVMLALIGFYRRWFSPLLGPRCRFIPSCSAYGLEAIQRHGPWRGGWLTLRRISRCHPLTPCGCDPVPD; encoded by the coding sequence ATGCGCGAATCGACCATCTTATCGGGCGATCGGAACACCTTCTTTGTGGGGCGCATCAATCGTGCGCTTGCTCAGGTGATGTTGGCCCTGATTGGCTTCTATCGCCGCTGGTTCTCGCCGCTGCTCGGCCCGCGCTGCCGCTTCATCCCGAGCTGCAGCGCTTATGGGCTCGAGGCGATCCAGCGACATGGTCCCTGGCGGGGCGGCTGGCTCACGTTGCGCAGAATCAGCCGTTGCCACCCTCTCACCCCCTGCGGGTGTGACCCCGTACCGGATTGA
- a CDS encoding glutaredoxin family protein translates to MLHVLTLYSRQGCCLCEGLEQRLHALDLTALEPPLALQVVDIDAPGVEPGLKARYDLEVPVLALNSSPLPRVSPRLSGEGLFSWLQRVCANAAGSV, encoded by the coding sequence ATGCTTCACGTGTTGACGCTCTACAGCCGCCAGGGCTGCTGTCTGTGTGAAGGGCTTGAGCAGCGGCTTCATGCCCTTGATCTCACAGCTCTTGAGCCTCCGCTTGCTCTGCAGGTGGTGGATATTGATGCCCCTGGGGTGGAACCTGGCCTGAAGGCTCGTTATGACCTCGAGGTTCCAGTTCTGGCTCTGAACAGCAGCCCCCTGCCACGGGTGTCTCCCCGTCTTTCCGGAGAGGGACTGTTCAGCTGGTTGCAACGGGTCTGCGCCAACGCTGCAGGATCGGTCTA